The following coding sequences lie in one Haematobia irritans isolate KBUSLIRL chromosome 3, ASM5000362v1, whole genome shotgun sequence genomic window:
- the LOC142230764 gene encoding uncharacterized protein LOC142230764 — protein MISSFSLEVNESSEDPIGNQLRMFWEQEEISVPPPVSADDEFCESLYDTTTVRNSEGRYIVRLPFKSNFSVNIPIGSSRPSALAQYTRQESVFRRQPEMHEEYSKILNEYLTLGHAEPTSSKEVIVNNSFRSFYLPHHAVYKPDSTSTKTRVVFNASKRSNSGNSLNDILHIGPRLQCDLMSVILNWRLYRFVFSGDIEKMYRQILVHPDDINFQRILFRPNPHGPIQDFALKTVTFGVNCAPYLAIRTLIQLARDGKEKFPQASQILLKEIYVDDILSGAHDIDTTTDNLHQLMELLMSAGFKLRKITSNCPEILSSVDKEKLLHSDFLKLQEESTTKTLGIEWNALSDCFSYKINPISPTTTITKRKLLSLASKLFDPAGWISPIIVQAKLLLQQIWLDGTDWDEDVKPHTTQKWNRFVTELSSISLIEIPRWIHFSPQCQTQLHGFCDASQKAYCAVVYIRIQNPDSVHTSILVSKTRVAPIEPISLPRLELCGAVLLAKLVKTLLITIPVPNSDITLWCDSSIVLSWLEKPPSVWKTYIANRTAQIIRDVGNSKWRHVRSMDNPADLGSRGCTPMDLADNSLWWHGPSWLDKPQEEWPYIPLSCNDPPEKRKFETFFAYESEPDILERFSNWGRAIRVIAYMFRFYNKVSKRSQLPTSGFITHAEFRAVKYLLISLTQQRYYGDEYACLSLSKPISKKSPLFTLNPFIDSANVLRVNGRIINSNSSYNASHPIILPVKSRFCTMFIDFTHNQCMHAENNLMLRIIREEYYVSRLRSAIKKCIRSCKICVLYKKRVQTQLMAPLPMERCSYSPPFSNTGLDFAGPFSVKSPPLRNAPYLKSYVCVFVCFSTRAIHLELCSDLSSGSFRAAFTRFVGRRGLPHRIMSDNGTNFVGAERAIKHEYAQFLNSVSNDIAQKYASHGLQWSFIPPHAPHMGGLWEAAVKSFKIHFRKVAQCHKYTYEEFSTLLTRIEAILNSRPLTPITDDSMEILALTPGHFLRGSPLIALPEVYDSDMSLADRWGKLKILQHEFARRWKAEYLNELQKRTKWQRKKDNLQTGQLVVIKDDLLPPCEWRLGRIKSIYPGQDGFVRVADIQTQLGVITRAISNICILPNNT, from the coding sequence ATGATATCGTCATTCTCGCTCGAAGTAAACGAGAGTAGTGAGGACCCCATCGGAAATCAATTACGTATGTTTTGGGAACAGGAAGAAATTTCAGTTCCACCACCAGTGTCCGCTGACGACGAATTTTGTGAGTCCCTATATGACACTACAACCGTTCGTAACTCAGAAGGACGCTATATAGTTCGACTGCCTTTTAAATCTAACTTTTCAGTCAATATCCCAATCGGTTCATCCAGACCCTCTGCTCTTGCCCAATACACACGTCAAGAATCAGTTTTTAGAAGACAGCCAGAAATGCATGAGGAGTACTCTAAAATTCTAAATGAGTACTTAACGCTTGGTCATGCAGAACCAACATCATCCAAGGAAGTTATTGTAAACAATTCATTTAGATCCTTCTACCTACCGCACCACGCGGTATATAAACCCGACAGCACTAGCACAAAAACCAGAGTGGTGTTCAATGCTTCGAAGCGCTCCAATTCGGGAAACTCCCTCAACGACATTTTGCACATTGGACCCAGGCTTCAATGTGATCTTATGTCTGTTATATTAAATTGGCGATTATATAGGTTTGTTTTTTCCGGCGACATCGAAAAGATGTACCGCCAAATATTGGTGCACCCAGACGACATTAATTTCCAAAGAATACTTTTTCGACCCAATCCCCATGGCCCAATTCAAGATTTTGCATTAAAGACGGTCACATTCGGCGTGAATTGTGCCCCGTATTTGGCCATACGCACACTGATACAGTTGGCCCGCGACGGCAAAGAAAAGTTCCCACAAGCGTCGCAAATTCTCCTTAAAGAAATATATGTGGACGATATTTTGTCTGGTGCACACGATATTGACACAACCACTGATAATTTGCATCAACTCATGGAGCTTCTCATGTCTGCAGGGTTTAAACTAAGGAAAATTACGTCCAACTGCCCCGAAATCCTCTCATCCGTcgataaagaaaaattattgcatTCCGATTTTCTGAAGTTGCAAGAAGAAAGCACCACAAAAACTTTGGGTATAGAATGGAATGCCCTTTCAGattgtttttcatacaaaataaatCCCATATCTCCAACCACAACAATAACCAAACGGAAATTGCTTTCATTAGCTTCTAAATTATTTGATCCTGCTGGGTGGATATCACCCATTATTGTTCAAGCAAAATTGCTGCTTCAGCAAATATGGTTAGATGGCACAGACTGGGACGAAGATGTAAAGCCTCACACAACCCAAAAATGGAATCGTTTTGTAACTGAACTATCATCTATATCTCTAATCGAAATTCCCCGTTGGATCCATTTTTCGCCGCAATGTCAAACACAACTACATGGGTTTTGTGACGCCTCACAAAAGGCGTACTGTGCGGTTGTGTACATTAGAATCCAAAATCCTGACAGCGTTCACACAAGCATTTTAGTATCGAAAACAAGGGTGGCACCTATTGAACCGATAAGTCTCCCACGTCTGGAGTTGTGCGGAGCTGTACTCTTAGCTAAGCTAGTGAAaacacttttaataaccatccCCGTTCCAAACTCTGATATAACATTATGGTGTGATTCATCCATAGTTTTGAGTTGGTTGGAAAAACCCCCTTCGGTTTGGAAgacatatatcgcaaacaggacGGCTCAAATCATACGAGATGTGGGTAATAGCAAATGGAGACATGTAAGGAGCATGGACAACCCCGCGGATTTAGGCTCAAGGGGATGTACCCCTATGGACCTAGCCGACAACTCACTGTGGTGGCATGGCCCATCATGGCTGGACAAACCACAGGAAGAATGGCCGTATATACCCTTATCCTGTAATGATCCTCCGGAGAAAAGAAAATTCGAAACATTTTTCGCTTATGAGAGTGAACCAGATATTCTTGAAAGATTCTCAAACTGGGGTCGAGCTATCCGCGTGATCGCTTATATGTTTCgattttataataaagtttCGAAACGGTCCCAATTACCAACCAGCGGCTTCATTACACATGCCGAATTCCGAGCAGTCAAATATCTTTTGATCTCTCTAACACAGCAAAGATACTACGGCGATGAATATGCTTGTCTGTCTCTATCCAAGCCAATCTCAAAGAAAAGTCCATTATTTACATTAAATCCTTTTATTGACAGTGCTAATGTATTAAGAGTGAATGGTCGTATTATTAACTCTAATTCTTCGTACAATGCGTCCCATCCCATAATCTTGCCGGTCAAGTCAAGGTTCTGTACAATGTTTATAGATTTCACACATAATCAATGTATGCATGCCGAAAACAATTTGATGCTTCGAATTATCCGAGAAGAATATTACGTTTCCCGTCTAAGGTCCGCAATTAAAAAATGCATTAGGAGCTGTAAAATTTGtgttctttacaaaaaaagagTTCAAACACAACTTATGGCACCACTTCCCATGGAGAGATGTTCATACTCTCCCCCCTTCTCCAATACAGGGTTGGATTTTGCAGGTCCATTTTCGGTCAAGTCTCCACCTTTGCGAAATGCTCCTTACCTCAAGTCATACGTTTGTGTATTTGTGTGCTTTAGCACCAGAGCAATTCATTTGGAATTGTGCTCCGATCTCTCATCTGGATCGTTCAGAGCAGCATTCACAAGATTCGTTGGACGTAGAGGATTACCCCATAGGATCATGTCGGACAATGGGACAAACTTTGTGGGGGCTGAACGAGCCATCAAACATGAGTATGCACAATTTCTCAATTCTGTTTCCAACGATATTGCTCAAAAATATGCATCCCATGGATTGCAATGGTCATTCATTCCCCCACACGCTCCTCATATGGGTGGTCTATGGGAGGCCGCCGTTAAATCTTTTAAAATTCATTTCAGGAAAGTAGCACAATGCCATAAATACACATATGAAGAATTTTCAACACTGCTAACTAGAATTGAAGCAATCCTAAACTCTCGGCCGTTGACCCCGATCACAGATGATTCCATGGAAATACTCGCTCTGACTCCGGGACACTTCCTAAGGGGGTCTCCTCTCATTGCTTTGCCTGAAGTTTACGACTCTGATATGTCATTGGCAGATAGAtggggaaaattgaaaatattgcagCACGAATTTGCGCGCCGCTGGAAAGCTGAATACCTCAACGAATTACAAAAACGAACAAAATGGCAACGGAAAAAAGATAACTTACAAACTGGACAATTGGTAGTCATCAAAGATGATTTGCTTCCTCCATGCGAGTGGAGGCTCGGAAGAATTAAGAGCATTTATCCGGGGCAGGATGGTTTCGTACGCGTGGCGGATATACAGACCCAATTAGGAGTTATAACCAGAGCAATATCTAATATTTGTATCCTACCCAACAACACATAA